A genomic segment from Bosea sp. OAE506 encodes:
- a CDS encoding DUF1178 family protein: protein MIKYALICEQAHEFESWFATSASFEEQARRGFVSCPACNSIKVERAIMAPHVARTDRGKTMIEAPTPSAGPAVPAAAPEVAPVALMGEKEIALRQMLTELHQQVAANAEHVGKRFAEEALKIHHGESDSRAIYGEASLEDARMLHEEGVEFMPLPRLPGTGH, encoded by the coding sequence ATGATCAAATACGCTCTCATCTGCGAACAGGCCCACGAGTTCGAAAGCTGGTTTGCGACCTCGGCCAGCTTCGAGGAACAGGCCAGGCGCGGCTTCGTCTCCTGCCCGGCCTGCAACAGCATCAAGGTCGAGCGTGCGATCATGGCGCCCCATGTCGCGCGCACCGACCGCGGCAAGACGATGATCGAGGCGCCGACCCCGTCGGCCGGCCCGGCGGTCCCCGCGGCCGCGCCCGAGGTCGCGCCTGTCGCGCTGATGGGCGAGAAGGAGATCGCGCTCCGCCAGATGCTCACGGAGTTGCACCAGCAGGTGGCGGCTAACGCTGAGCATGTCGGGAAGCGCTTCGCCGAGGAAGCGCTGAAGATCCATCACGGCGAGAGCGACAGCCGCGCCATCTATGGCGAGGCGAGCCTTGAGGACGCCCGCATGCTGCATGAGGAAGGGGTGGAGTTCATGCCCCTGCCCCGCCTGCCGGGTACGGGACATTGA
- a CDS encoding aldose 1-epimerase family protein, with amino-acid sequence MISLRNDALAVEIAPLGAELQSIRDGQGRDWLWSGDPAIWAGRSPLLFPVIGKHPNGQVLIDGARYPIKSHGVARTATFRTLAQDATSCTLRLTDDDETRAAYPFAFILDMTYRLEGASLAMTARVANPGTAPMPFCFGYHPAFPWPLPESAGLPHRIHLGNGASPGHQRLTADGLRAPDLRPSAFVDGVLTLDHQLFADDALIIPGGAGSKAWYGADGRPGIALAFADLPQLGIWTKPNGPFICIEPWQGLTSPVDPDEPLDRREGAIMLAPGDARSFTLTATFGVERPA; translated from the coding sequence ATGATCAGCCTGCGCAACGACGCCCTCGCCGTCGAGATCGCGCCCCTCGGGGCAGAGCTGCAGTCCATCAGGGATGGACAGGGCCGCGACTGGCTCTGGAGCGGCGATCCCGCGATCTGGGCCGGTCGCTCGCCGCTGCTGTTCCCCGTCATCGGCAAGCATCCCAACGGGCAGGTTCTGATCGACGGCGCGCGCTACCCCATCAAGAGCCATGGCGTCGCCCGTACCGCCACCTTCCGGACGCTGGCGCAGGACGCGACCTCCTGCACGCTGAGGCTGACCGACGACGACGAGACACGCGCGGCCTATCCCTTCGCCTTCATCCTCGACATGACCTACAGGCTCGAGGGCGCCTCGCTCGCCATGACGGCGCGGGTCGCCAATCCCGGCACGGCGCCGATGCCCTTCTGCTTCGGCTATCACCCGGCCTTCCCCTGGCCGCTGCCAGAGAGCGCCGGTCTGCCCCACCGCATCCATCTCGGAAATGGCGCGAGCCCCGGCCATCAGCGGCTAACCGCGGACGGTCTGCGCGCGCCCGACCTGCGCCCCTCCGCCTTCGTCGACGGCGTGCTCACCCTCGATCATCAGCTCTTCGCCGACGATGCGCTGATCATTCCGGGGGGCGCGGGCAGCAAGGCCTGGTATGGGGCGGATGGACGCCCCGGCATCGCGCTAGCCTTCGCCGACCTGCCTCAGCTCGGCATCTGGACCAAGCCGAACGGGCCCTTCATCTGCATCGAGCCCTGGCAGGGGCTGACCTCGCCGGTCGATCCCGACGAGCCGCTCGACCGGCGCGAAGGTGCGATCATGCTCGCCCCGGGCGACGCGCGCAGCTTCACGCTGACGGCGACCTTCGGCGTCGAAAGGCCTGCCTGA
- a CDS encoding RidA family protein, with product MITRHDIQNGRLSKVLVANGFAFLSGLTAKDRSGGVKEQTADILQQIDGYLAMAGTDKTRIVVGNIWLKDISTFNEMNAAWEAWVDPKQPPARATVESRLAADNILVEIQVQALV from the coding sequence ATGATCACACGTCACGACATTCAGAACGGCCGCCTGAGCAAGGTTCTGGTCGCCAACGGTTTCGCTTTTCTCTCGGGCCTGACGGCGAAGGACCGTAGTGGCGGCGTCAAGGAGCAGACCGCCGACATCCTCCAGCAGATCGACGGCTATCTGGCGATGGCCGGCACGGACAAGACCCGGATCGTCGTCGGCAACATCTGGCTGAAGGACATCAGCACGTTCAACGAGATGAACGCGGCCTGGGAAGCCTGGGTCGACCCGAAGCAGCCGCCGGCGCGCGCCACGGTGGAGTCCCGCCTGGCCGCCGACAATATCCTGGTCGAGATCCAGGTTCAGGCGCTGGTCTAA
- a CDS encoding OmpA family protein, whose protein sequence is MRRLFSACLIAVATATGALADATIPTRDIAGAKDSALLKRYDGSFIVSYERVAFTDFKLPLSRLEPVDPASRRDASNNVVHLPKQEKELEGARTRFAYLLPAERSPLEVLRNYQDEVEAAGGSVLFTCKGEGCGGDPERSSAGGGGDMSLLMYFVRESELKDAAFSNGACALASAITDQRFLAARMPHPDGEAHVTVQTYQVKDDLYCKAFNTRTVAVVHIVEPRARDRKMVTVKAEEMARSINATGRIALYGILFDTDKAELKPASDPALREIAALLKADSKLSVLIVGHTDNQGSFDYNVELSRKRADAVVKALVTTHKIDARRLRPAGAGMIAPAAPNEAEEGRARNRRVEIVKLN, encoded by the coding sequence ATGAGACGCCTGTTCTCCGCCTGCCTGATCGCGGTCGCGACTGCGACAGGTGCGTTGGCCGACGCGACGATCCCGACCCGCGATATCGCAGGCGCCAAGGATAGCGCCCTGCTCAAGCGCTATGACGGCTCTTTCATCGTCAGCTACGAGCGCGTCGCCTTCACCGATTTCAAGCTGCCGCTGTCGCGCCTGGAGCCGGTCGACCCCGCTTCGCGCCGCGATGCCTCCAACAACGTCGTTCATCTACCGAAACAGGAGAAGGAGCTGGAAGGCGCCCGCACCCGTTTCGCCTATCTGCTGCCGGCCGAGCGGTCCCCTCTGGAAGTCCTGCGCAACTACCAGGACGAAGTCGAGGCTGCGGGCGGCTCGGTCCTGTTCACCTGCAAGGGCGAGGGCTGCGGCGGCGATCCGGAGCGCTCTTCGGCCGGCGGCGGCGGCGATATGAGCCTGCTGATGTACTTCGTTCGCGAGAGCGAATTGAAGGACGCGGCGTTCTCCAATGGCGCCTGCGCGCTGGCGTCGGCCATCACCGACCAGCGCTTCTTGGCAGCCAGGATGCCTCATCCCGACGGCGAGGCCCATGTCACGGTCCAGACCTATCAGGTGAAGGACGATCTTTACTGCAAGGCGTTCAACACCCGCACGGTCGCAGTCGTCCATATCGTCGAACCGCGCGCACGCGACCGCAAGATGGTCACCGTCAAAGCCGAGGAGATGGCCCGTAGCATCAATGCCACCGGCCGCATCGCGCTCTACGGCATCCTGTTCGACACCGACAAGGCCGAACTCAAGCCCGCATCCGATCCGGCGCTGCGCGAGATCGCGGCGCTGCTCAAGGCCGATTCCAAGCTCTCCGTCCTGATCGTCGGGCACACCGACAATCAGGGCAGCTTCGACTACAATGTTGAACTCTCGCGCAAGCGGGCCGACGCGGTGGTCAAGGCGCTGGTGACGACCCACAAGATCGACGCCAGGAGACTGCGCCCAGCCGGCGCTGGCATGATCGCACCGGCCGCCCCCAACGAGGCGGAAGAGGGCCGTGCCCGGAACCGGCGGGTCGAAATCGTCAAGCTGAACTGA
- a CDS encoding ComF family protein, with product MRHVAGPDAGWVGAGLRAAVDIVYPPSCVACQAATGEAQALCPACWGEMRFIERPYCERLGTPFAIDLGDGLVSPAAIADPPVFARARAVCRFDGTARELVHRLKYGDRTDLALTMGRMMLQAGRELLPDADVIVPVPLHRFRLWTRRFNQAAALAQVVSRGSAVPLAPLVLARVKRMRQQVGLTRAQRADNLQGAFKVPPAARPQIEGRHVLLVDDVLTTGATGNAAARALLRGGARSVDILTFARVVSDGT from the coding sequence CTGCGGCACGTCGCCGGACCTGATGCGGGCTGGGTCGGGGCCGGTCTGAGGGCCGCCGTCGACATCGTCTACCCGCCGTCCTGCGTCGCCTGCCAGGCCGCCACGGGCGAGGCGCAGGCGCTCTGCCCGGCCTGCTGGGGTGAGATGCGCTTCATCGAGCGGCCCTATTGCGAGCGGCTGGGCACACCCTTTGCCATCGATCTGGGGGACGGCCTGGTCTCGCCTGCCGCCATCGCCGATCCGCCGGTGTTCGCACGAGCCCGCGCCGTCTGCCGCTTCGACGGCACCGCCCGCGAACTGGTCCACCGGCTGAAATACGGCGACCGCACCGATCTCGCTTTGACGATGGGGCGGATGATGCTGCAGGCCGGGCGCGAGCTGCTGCCCGACGCCGATGTGATCGTCCCCGTGCCATTGCACCGGTTCCGGCTCTGGACCCGGCGCTTCAACCAGGCGGCTGCGCTCGCGCAGGTGGTGTCGCGCGGATCGGCGGTGCCGCTCGCGCCGCTCGTCCTGGCGCGGGTGAAGCGCATGCGCCAGCAGGTCGGGCTGACGCGAGCCCAGCGGGCCGACAATCTCCAGGGCGCCTTCAAGGTGCCGCCCGCTGCCCGGCCACAGATCGAGGGCCGCCACGTGCTGCTGGTGGACGACGTCCTGACCACGGGCGCGACCGGCAATGCCGCGGCGCGGGCGCTACTGCGCGGCGGCGCGCGCTCAGTCGACATCCTGACCTTCGCGCGCGTGGTGTCGGACGGCACCTGA
- a CDS encoding ABC transporter permease — protein MKQPLLPRLLFGAFVGLVLIYLILPLLIIVPMSFSATRFLTFPPPALSLRWYAEYFGSANWMQATRMSLLIGALTVVVATPLGTAAAYAISHSQTKLMRSLHMMLMLPLIVPIIIVAIGIFFIYARIGLIQTLTGLVLANVMLGLPYVITSVVAGLQSFDKTQEMVARSLGMNRFRAFLTVTLPQIKGSVFAGGIFAFISAIDETIIALFVSGGQYQTLTKRMFTALRDEIDPTIASISTLLTAASFILVLLATSGQKRTA, from the coding sequence ATGAAACAGCCGCTTCTGCCACGCCTCCTCTTCGGCGCCTTCGTCGGCCTCGTGCTGATCTATCTGATCCTGCCGCTGCTGATCATCGTGCCGATGTCGTTTTCGGCGACCCGCTTCCTGACCTTCCCGCCGCCGGCCCTGTCGCTGCGCTGGTATGCCGAGTATTTCGGCAGCGCCAACTGGATGCAGGCGACCCGGATGAGCCTGCTGATCGGCGCGCTGACGGTGGTCGTCGCGACGCCACTGGGAACGGCCGCCGCCTATGCCATCAGCCACTCCCAGACGAAGCTGATGCGCTCGCTGCACATGATGCTGATGCTGCCGCTGATCGTGCCGATCATCATCGTGGCGATCGGCATCTTCTTCATCTACGCCCGGATCGGGCTGATCCAGACGCTGACCGGGCTCGTGCTGGCCAATGTCATGCTGGGCCTGCCCTATGTCATTACCTCGGTTGTGGCGGGGCTGCAGAGCTTCGACAAGACGCAGGAAATGGTGGCGCGGAGCCTCGGCATGAACCGCTTCCGCGCCTTCCTCACCGTGACGCTGCCGCAGATCAAGGGCAGCGTCTTCGCGGGTGGCATCTTCGCCTTCATCTCCGCGATCGACGAGACGATCATCGCGCTCTTCGTCTCGGGCGGGCAGTACCAGACCCTGACCAAGCGCATGTTCACCGCCTTGCGCGACGAGATCGACCCGACCATCGCCTCGATCTCGACCCTGCTGACGGCCGCCTCCTTCATTCTCGTCCTGCTGGCGACGAGCGGGCAAAAACGGACAGCCTGA
- a CDS encoding HAD-IA family hydrolase — protein sequence MALKDFKVLTFDVVGTLIDFETGVLNAVRRIGGPAATKLSDDEIFGPYLKGRELNYDRSSEAMKRVYIHLAKELGLPADEASADSFQYAILQHPAFPDSVEALARLRKHFRLVAMTNADRSTFAFYSHTLGNPFHDSVTADEAIAPKPDPLFFAFNRGRQSAHGFKLEEILHVAQSQYHDIGVAKSLGYTTCWIERRQGQAGFGGTPAVPELTKPDYHFPTLAALADAVEAGV from the coding sequence ATGGCCCTCAAGGATTTCAAGGTTCTCACATTCGACGTCGTCGGCACGCTGATCGACTTCGAAACCGGCGTGCTCAACGCTGTCCGCCGCATCGGCGGGCCGGCGGCCACGAAGCTGAGCGACGACGAGATTTTCGGCCCCTATCTCAAGGGCCGCGAGCTGAATTACGACCGCTCCAGCGAGGCGATGAAGCGGGTCTATATCCATCTCGCCAAGGAGCTGGGCCTGCCGGCCGACGAGGCCTCGGCCGATTCCTTCCAATACGCCATCCTGCAGCATCCGGCCTTCCCGGACTCAGTCGAGGCGCTGGCCAGGCTGCGCAAGCATTTCCGATTGGTCGCGATGACCAATGCCGACCGCTCGACCTTCGCCTTCTACTCGCACACGCTCGGCAACCCGTTCCACGACAGCGTCACCGCCGACGAGGCGATTGCCCCCAAGCCCGATCCGCTGTTCTTCGCTTTCAACCGCGGCCGGCAATCGGCTCATGGTTTCAAGCTGGAGGAGATCCTGCACGTTGCCCAGAGCCAGTATCACGACATCGGCGTCGCCAAGTCGCTCGGCTACACGACCTGCTGGATCGAGCGCAGGCAGGGGCAGGCCGGCTTCGGCGGCACGCCGGCCGTGCCGGAGCTGACCAAGCCGGATTATCATTTCCCGACGCTGGCAGCGCTCGCCGACGCCGTCGAGGCGGGGGTCTGA
- a CDS encoding ABC transporter permease — protein sequence MTAIDPSARYRRREQGLMLLLASPAVIVILALVVIPVGWLMTQSFYDNGFTLEHYRRIFSEAIYWRSFTLTFRIALIVTVLTLLLGYPVAYAAAHVKRPWDVLILSFVILPFWTSVLVRAYAWLVLLQRTGVTNQMLEGLGLITQPLALVHNELGTIIATVHILLPFMVLPLYSTMQKIPRELMLAGASLGGGPLHSFLRIFLPLSLPGVVAGLTLVFVLTLGFYITPELLGGGRTIMISMVVSRNVELYNEWGAASAVGVVLLVCVLAIFMAVGRIIPLDKMLGQK from the coding sequence ATGACCGCCATCGACCCATCCGCCCGCTACAGGCGCCGCGAGCAGGGGCTCATGCTCCTGCTCGCCTCGCCCGCGGTCATCGTTATCCTCGCGCTGGTGGTGATCCCGGTCGGCTGGCTGATGACCCAGTCGTTTTACGACAACGGCTTCACGCTCGAGCACTACCGCCGCATCTTCAGCGAGGCCATCTACTGGCGCAGCTTCACGCTCACCTTCCGCATCGCGCTGATCGTGACGGTGTTGACCCTGCTTCTGGGCTACCCCGTCGCCTATGCCGCCGCCCATGTGAAGCGGCCCTGGGACGTGCTGATCCTGTCCTTCGTGATCCTGCCGTTCTGGACCAGCGTTCTCGTGCGCGCCTATGCCTGGCTCGTCCTGCTCCAGCGCACCGGCGTGACCAACCAGATGCTCGAGGGCCTCGGCCTGATCACGCAGCCGCTGGCGCTCGTCCACAACGAGCTCGGCACGATCATCGCCACCGTGCACATCCTGCTGCCCTTCATGGTGCTGCCGCTCTATTCGACCATGCAGAAGATCCCGCGCGAGCTGATGCTGGCCGGCGCGAGCCTCGGTGGCGGGCCGCTGCACAGCTTCCTGCGGATCTTCCTGCCCCTGTCGCTGCCGGGCGTCGTCGCCGGGCTGACGCTGGTCTTCGTCCTGACGCTCGGCTTCTACATCACGCCGGAACTGCTCGGCGGCGGCCGCACCATCATGATCTCCATGGTCGTGAGCCGGAACGTCGAGCTCTACAACGAATGGGGCGCAGCCAGCGCGGTCGGTGTGGTGCTGCTGGTCTGCGTGCTCGCGATCTTCATGGCGGTGGGCCGCATCATCCCGCTCGACAAGATGCTGGGGCAGAAGTGA
- the grxC gene encoding glutaredoxin 3 → MPPVTIYTTSWCPYCKAAKSLLTKKGVAFDEIDVDGKPELRQAMTARAGGRTSVPQIFIGEKHVGGSDDIHALDARGELDKLLAA, encoded by the coding sequence ATGCCTCCCGTCACGATCTACACCACCTCCTGGTGCCCCTATTGCAAGGCCGCCAAGTCGCTGCTGACGAAGAAGGGGGTCGCCTTCGACGAGATCGACGTCGACGGCAAGCCGGAGCTGCGCCAGGCGATGACCGCCCGGGCCGGCGGACGCACCTCGGTTCCCCAGATCTTCATCGGCGAGAAGCATGTCGGCGGCTCCGACGACATTCACGCCCTCGATGCGCGCGGCGAACTCGACAAGCTGCTGGCCGCGTGA
- a CDS encoding alkene reductase: MTRSDPSHPTLFSPLRLGDIELANRVVMAPLTRNRATHGNDAPNALNVEYYRQRAGAGLIISEATQISQQGQGYVWTPGMYTAEQVTGWKAVTDAVHAEGGKIIAQLWHVGRISHVSLQPGGQAPVAPSAIPAKGKTYVESGFVDVSAPRALALEELPGIVADYAKAAEHAKAAGFDGIEIHAANGYLLDQFLRDGTNTRDDAYGGSIENRVRLTLEVVDAVVKVFGKGRVGIRLSPVTPANDARDSDPQPLFDHLVARLDEAELAFIHVIEGATGGPRDFLPFDYDALRKAFRGAYIANNGFDRASAIEAVESGRVDAVAFGRLFIANPDLVERLRRDSALNTPEPSLFYGGDGKGYTDYPTLQDAAA; encoded by the coding sequence ATGACCCGATCCGATCCGTCCCACCCGACGCTGTTCTCGCCGCTGCGCCTCGGCGACATCGAACTCGCCAACCGCGTCGTGATGGCGCCGCTGACGCGCAATCGCGCCACCCATGGCAATGATGCGCCCAACGCGCTCAATGTCGAGTATTATCGCCAGCGCGCCGGCGCCGGCCTGATCATTTCCGAAGCGACCCAGATCTCGCAGCAGGGCCAGGGCTATGTCTGGACGCCCGGCATGTACACGGCCGAGCAGGTCACCGGCTGGAAGGCCGTGACCGACGCCGTCCATGCCGAGGGCGGCAAGATCATCGCCCAGCTCTGGCATGTCGGCCGCATCAGCCATGTCTCGCTGCAGCCGGGCGGGCAGGCGCCGGTCGCTCCCTCCGCCATTCCCGCCAAGGGCAAGACCTATGTCGAGAGCGGCTTCGTCGATGTTTCGGCGCCGCGCGCTCTGGCGCTGGAGGAGCTGCCCGGGATCGTTGCCGACTATGCGAAGGCGGCCGAGCACGCCAAGGCCGCCGGCTTCGACGGAATCGAGATCCACGCCGCCAATGGCTATCTGCTCGACCAGTTCCTGCGCGACGGCACCAATACGCGCGATGACGCTTATGGCGGCTCGATCGAGAACCGCGTGCGGCTGACGCTCGAAGTCGTCGATGCGGTGGTGAAGGTGTTCGGCAAGGGGCGCGTCGGCATCCGCCTGTCCCCCGTCACCCCCGCCAACGATGCGCGCGACAGCGATCCGCAGCCGCTGTTCGACCATCTCGTCGCCCGGCTGGACGAGGCGGAGCTCGCTTTCATCCATGTCATCGAGGGCGCGACCGGCGGGCCGCGCGACTTCCTGCCCTTCGACTACGACGCGCTGCGTAAGGCCTTCCGCGGGGCCTATATCGCCAATAACGGCTTCGACCGCGCCTCGGCGATCGAGGCGGTCGAGAGCGGGCGCGTCGACGCGGTCGCCTTCGGTCGGCTCTTCATCGCCAATCCGGACCTGGTCGAGCGGCTGCGGCGCGACTCAGCCCTGAACACGCCCGAGCCCTCGCTGTTCTATGGCGGCGACGGCAAGGGCTACACCGATTATCCGACGCTGCAGGACGCCGCGGCCTGA
- a CDS encoding FAD-binding oxidoreductase, translating to MAGASAWSSLEAAPSLWGATATPLRAFPPLQGDAQADVVIIGAGYTGLSAAHHLAQSGLSSIVLEANRPGWGASGRNGGVITAKFRLSFPDIASAHGKPMAKRMYEIALEATDIVTELVEAYGINAAGLTRSGQVKAAHNHETLAYAVKEAEWLRAELGDTTMSVLDAGQVRAETGSDDFVGGVLNAGSGGIHPLNYLHGLAEGVFGLGIPIHAGTPALRLRREGDGVLVETPGGVVRAKQAIIATNSYSDLTPATKAYQSTLIPFRSAIIATETLSPNLAATVMPTRRTYTETKRMMRWFRMVDDRIVFGGRGAFGKTESPAAFRALHKAMVGIFPQVSDVPLAYRWSGLVAMTLDSVPHVGRVDDRIMLAMGYNGAGVAMSSLMGRYLAAFARGETPDVGLLDASSMRRVPFYPLREPAVRMVAGWYQFLDAIGR from the coding sequence TTGGCCGGCGCCTCCGCCTGGTCGTCGCTGGAGGCCGCGCCCTCGCTCTGGGGCGCGACGGCGACGCCGTTGCGCGCGTTTCCCCCGCTGCAGGGCGATGCGCAGGCGGATGTCGTCATCATCGGCGCCGGCTATACCGGCCTCTCGGCCGCGCATCATCTTGCGCAGAGCGGCCTGTCCTCGATCGTGCTCGAGGCCAACCGCCCCGGCTGGGGCGCCAGCGGCCGCAATGGCGGCGTCATCACCGCCAAGTTCCGTCTGTCCTTCCCGGACATCGCGAGCGCCCATGGCAAGCCGATGGCCAAGCGCATGTACGAGATCGCACTGGAAGCGACCGACATCGTCACCGAGCTGGTCGAGGCCTATGGCATCAATGCAGCCGGACTGACCCGCTCCGGCCAAGTCAAGGCCGCCCACAACCACGAGACGCTGGCCTACGCGGTGAAGGAGGCGGAGTGGCTGCGCGCCGAGCTCGGCGACACCACCATGTCCGTGCTCGATGCCGGCCAGGTGCGTGCGGAGACCGGCTCGGACGACTTCGTCGGCGGCGTCCTCAACGCCGGCTCAGGCGGCATCCACCCGCTCAACTATCTGCACGGCCTGGCCGAGGGCGTCTTCGGGCTGGGCATTCCGATCCATGCCGGGACACCAGCGCTGCGCCTGCGTCGCGAGGGCGATGGCGTTCTGGTCGAGACGCCGGGCGGAGTCGTCCGGGCCAAGCAGGCGATCATCGCTACCAACAGCTATTCCGATCTGACCCCGGCGACGAAAGCCTATCAAAGCACGCTGATCCCTTTCCGCAGCGCCATCATCGCGACCGAGACGCTCTCGCCCAATCTCGCCGCCACGGTGATGCCGACGCGGCGCACCTACACCGAGACCAAGCGGATGATGCGCTGGTTCCGAATGGTCGACGACCGCATCGTCTTCGGCGGGCGCGGCGCCTTCGGCAAGACGGAGTCGCCCGCAGCCTTCCGCGCGCTGCACAAGGCGATGGTCGGTATCTTTCCGCAGGTTTCCGACGTGCCACTGGCCTATCGCTGGTCGGGCCTCGTCGCGATGACACTCGATTCCGTACCCCATGTCGGGCGCGTCGATGACCGCATCATGCTCGCCATGGGCTACAATGGCGCAGGCGTCGCCATGTCGAGCCTGATGGGCCGCTATCTCGCGGCTTTCGCCCGGGGCGAGACGCCCGATGTCGGGCTGCTCGACGCCAGCAGCATGCGCCGCGTTCCTTTTTACCCGCTTCGAGAGCCGGCCGTCCGCATGGTGGCCGGCTGGTACCAGTTTCTAGACGCGATCGGACGGTAG
- a CDS encoding FAD-dependent oxidoreductase gives MITVDVAIVGGGFTGLWTALALKERSPQLSVALIEAGRCGSGASGKNGGKVSGYWGSLAGMEANIGADGALAVARAGARAQDAIRAFATAPGRDVWWRDGASIRVSASPAQDAKIKGYVETARRLGVPDIAHELTPEQVASYCRSPAFRGGVYLTEGATVHPARLARALRQATIDAGVSVYENTPMVAVEAGTPNRIRTASGEIIAREVVLATNIELARRPEVKAHVSVFSSFALMTEPAPEKLAAMGWNNDEGLADMRMFVHYFRKTVDGRVLMGSGSGPIAFAANTRDPSLTTDLASAARAEKGLRRLLPGLGDVGIAKIWGGGIDVSSDRLPFFRTVPGTRIHYGCGYSGHGVNPTYIGGQCLASLVLNARDDWSSLPLCTRSLPTLPPEPFRAVGGRLVRWGIIGCEEAEERGEKPGAAMSAAAAIPRIFGLRIGTR, from the coding sequence GTGATAACCGTCGATGTCGCCATCGTCGGCGGAGGCTTCACCGGGCTGTGGACGGCTCTGGCCCTGAAGGAGCGCTCCCCCCAACTCTCGGTGGCACTGATCGAGGCCGGCCGCTGCGGCTCCGGCGCAAGCGGCAAGAATGGCGGCAAGGTCTCCGGTTACTGGGGCTCGCTCGCCGGCATGGAGGCGAATATCGGTGCTGACGGCGCGCTCGCCGTGGCCCGAGCCGGCGCGCGCGCCCAGGACGCGATCCGCGCCTTCGCGACGGCACCGGGCCGCGACGTCTGGTGGCGCGACGGGGCCAGCATTCGCGTATCCGCCTCACCAGCGCAGGACGCCAAGATCAAGGGTTATGTGGAGACGGCCCGCCGCCTCGGCGTGCCCGACATCGCCCATGAGCTGACGCCGGAGCAGGTCGCATCCTATTGCCGCTCGCCCGCGTTCCGCGGCGGCGTCTACCTGACCGAAGGTGCAACGGTCCATCCCGCGAGACTGGCGCGTGCGCTCCGGCAGGCGACGATCGATGCCGGTGTCTCGGTCTACGAGAACACGCCGATGGTCGCGGTCGAAGCCGGCACGCCCAACCGCATCAGGACGGCGTCGGGCGAGATCATCGCCCGCGAGGTCGTGCTCGCCACCAATATCGAGCTGGCCAGGCGGCCCGAGGTCAAGGCGCATGTCAGCGTCTTCTCATCGTTCGCGCTGATGACCGAGCCGGCGCCCGAGAAACTCGCGGCAATGGGCTGGAACAACGACGAAGGTCTCGCCGACATGCGGATGTTCGTCCATTATTTCCGCAAGACCGTGGATGGACGCGTGCTGATGGGGTCCGGTTCCGGGCCGATCGCTTTCGCCGCCAACACCCGAGATCCGAGCCTGACCACGGATCTCGCTTCGGCGGCCCGTGCCGAGAAGGGCCTCCGCCGGCTCCTGCCCGGACTCGGCGATGTCGGCATCGCCAAGATCTGGGGCGGCGGCATCGACGTCTCCTCCGACCGGCTGCCGTTCTTCCGCACCGTGCCCGGCACGCGCATCCATTACGGCTGCGGCTATTCCGGCCATGGCGTGAACCCGACCTATATCGGCGGCCAATGCCTGGCCTCGCTGGTGCTGAACGCGAGGGACGACTGGTCGAGCCTGCCCTTGTGCACGCGCAGCCTGCCAACGCTACCGCCCGAGCCCTTCCGCGCTGTGGGCGGCCGGCTGGTACGCTGGGGCATCATCGGCTGCGAGGAGGCGGAGGAGCGCGGCGAAAAGCCAGGCGCCGCGATGAGCGCAGCCGCCGCGATCCCGCGCATCTTCGGCCTGCGCATCGGTACGCGCTGA